A genomic segment from Stappia indica encodes:
- a CDS encoding ABC transporter ATP-binding protein, which yields MTESRGAAVRYENVQKSYDGETLVVKNLNLDIPPGEFLTMLGPSGSGKTTCLMMLAGFEPATHGEIFLNDSPINNVPPHKRGIGMVFQNYALFPHMSVAENLAFPLQVRGIGKAEQEEKVKRALDMVELGDFGSRRPAQLSGGQQQRVAVARALVFDPELVLMDEPLGALDKQLREQMQYEIKHIHENIGVSIVYVTHDQTEALTMSDRVAVFNDGVIQQLSTPDELYENPQNSFVAQFIGENNKLSGTVTEVSGTDCKVRLDDGTELAAEAVNIEGVGSRTTISLRPERVEFDTDQSMDNLVKGSIEEMIYLGDHIRVRMNVAGNKEFIVKVRNRGQRRDLRTGQTVEIGWAASDCKALDAVA from the coding sequence ATGACAGAATCAAGGGGCGCTGCCGTCCGCTACGAAAATGTTCAAAAGAGCTATGATGGCGAGACGCTCGTCGTAAAGAATCTCAATCTCGACATTCCGCCCGGCGAGTTCCTGACCATGCTCGGGCCGTCGGGCTCGGGAAAGACCACCTGCCTGATGATGCTGGCGGGCTTCGAGCCGGCCACCCATGGCGAGATCTTCCTCAACGACAGCCCGATCAACAACGTGCCGCCGCACAAGCGCGGCATCGGCATGGTGTTCCAGAACTACGCGCTGTTTCCGCATATGAGCGTTGCGGAGAACCTCGCCTTCCCCCTGCAGGTGCGCGGCATCGGCAAGGCGGAGCAGGAAGAGAAGGTGAAGCGCGCGCTCGACATGGTCGAGCTCGGCGACTTCGGCTCGCGCCGCCCGGCACAGCTGTCCGGCGGCCAGCAGCAGCGCGTCGCCGTCGCCCGTGCCCTCGTCTTCGACCCGGAGCTGGTGCTGATGGACGAGCCGCTGGGCGCGCTCGACAAGCAGCTGCGCGAGCAGATGCAGTACGAGATCAAGCACATCCACGAGAATATCGGCGTCTCCATCGTCTACGTGACGCACGACCAGACCGAGGCGCTGACCATGTCGGACCGGGTCGCCGTGTTCAACGACGGGGTGATCCAGCAGCTTTCGACGCCGGACGAGCTCTACGAGAACCCGCAGAACTCCTTCGTGGCGCAGTTCATCGGCGAGAACAACAAGCTGTCGGGCACCGTCACCGAGGTCTCCGGCACCGACTGCAAGGTGCGGCTGGACGACGGCACGGAGCTGGCCGCCGAGGCGGTCAACATCGAGGGCGTCGGCTCGCGCACCACCATCTCCCTGCGCCCCGAGCGCGTCGAATTCGACACCGACCAGTCGATGGACAACCTCGTGAAGGGCAGCATCGAGGAAATGATCTATCTCGGCGACCACATCCGCGTGCGGATGAACGTCGCCGGCAACAAGGAATTCATTGTCAAGGTTCGCAACCGCGGCCAGAGGCGCGACCTGCGGACCGGCCAGACAGTGGAGATCGGCTGGGCAGCGTCCGACTGCAAGGCGCTCGACGCCGTCGCCTGA
- a CDS encoding GcvT family protein translates to MSAFPDKAQIVIVGLGGIVGASVAHHLLERGWSDVVGIDKSGIPTDIGSTAHASDFCYTTSHDYLSVWTTQYSIDFFEKMGHYARIGGLEVARTGDDSWMEEIRRKASSAKAFGTRAHLVTPAEIKQKFPLIEEGMVQGGLFDPDAGLVVPRSQTVAGKLVDEGEKTGRLKAFANTPAQSLIVEDGRIAGVVTHRGTIRADHVIVCAGLWGRLIAEMVGEDLPVMPVDHPLTFFGPYTEFEGTGKEIGFPLLRDQGNSAYMRDTGDPKTTEGGQIEWGYYETDEPRLCHPRQLLEKHEARLSPSQRDLEMEQVIGPLERAMELTPILGELGYNESHSFNGLLQVSAAGGPSCGESQKVRGLWYCVAIWVKDGPGYGKLIADWITDGRTGIDHASIDYSRFYPHQLTEDFIEGRCYEAAQKIYFPAIHPREPYATGRNVKRSPFYEREVELGGHFMELGGWERAHGYAANEHLLEKYGDRVPERQNEWDNRHFWRVSNAEHLAMSEDCAIINLSHFYMFEVEGPDHVELLEWLCAAKIGGDGNIGKGIYTHFLDDEGMVRADLTVIRMADRCRIIDGADAGPRDFHYVRRTAQDRGLDVTVTDVSERYTTIGIWGPNAREKLKQAVTDPAGLEPENFAFAAIREIEIAGRKVTALRLSYVGEQGWELHMAYEDGLAVWDALRALGVMAAGVETYANSRRLEKSLRLQNADLLTQYNLYEADLARPKVKEADFRGKAKHLDYRARDHQPAMLCTLVMTDNLDASGTPRYPVGTLPVIDPATGKTLVDALGRLSYTTSIAYGPTVGRNIALAYLPYEYAVVGRKLSVEYFSESYPVEVAGVGYAPLYDPQNLKPRS, encoded by the coding sequence ATGTCGGCGTTTCCGGACAAGGCACAAATCGTCATCGTCGGCCTCGGCGGCATCGTCGGCGCGTCCGTGGCGCATCATCTGCTGGAGCGCGGCTGGAGCGATGTCGTGGGCATCGACAAGTCCGGCATCCCGACCGATATCGGCTCCACGGCCCATGCCTCCGACTTCTGCTACACGACCAGCCACGACTACCTGTCGGTCTGGACGACGCAGTATTCCATCGATTTCTTCGAGAAGATGGGCCACTACGCGCGCATCGGCGGGCTGGAAGTGGCGCGCACCGGCGACGACAGCTGGATGGAGGAGATCCGGCGCAAGGCGAGCTCCGCCAAGGCCTTCGGCACCCGCGCCCATCTGGTGACGCCGGCCGAGATCAAGCAGAAGTTCCCCCTGATCGAGGAGGGCATGGTCCAGGGCGGGCTGTTCGACCCGGACGCGGGCCTCGTCGTGCCGCGCTCGCAGACGGTCGCCGGCAAGCTGGTCGACGAGGGCGAGAAGACCGGCCGGCTGAAGGCCTTCGCCAACACGCCGGCGCAGTCGCTGATTGTCGAGGACGGGCGGATCGCCGGCGTCGTCACCCATCGCGGCACGATCCGCGCCGATCACGTCATCGTCTGCGCGGGCCTGTGGGGCCGGCTGATCGCCGAGATGGTCGGCGAGGACCTTCCCGTCATGCCGGTCGATCATCCGCTGACCTTCTTCGGGCCCTATACCGAGTTCGAGGGCACCGGCAAGGAGATCGGCTTTCCGCTGCTGCGCGACCAGGGCAACTCCGCCTATATGCGCGACACCGGCGACCCGAAGACCACCGAGGGCGGCCAGATCGAGTGGGGCTATTACGAGACCGACGAACCGCGCCTGTGCCACCCGCGCCAGCTGCTGGAAAAGCACGAGGCGCGCCTGTCGCCCTCGCAGCGCGACCTGGAGATGGAGCAGGTGATCGGCCCGCTGGAGCGGGCGATGGAGCTGACGCCGATCCTCGGCGAGCTCGGCTACAACGAGAGCCACTCCTTCAACGGCCTCCTGCAGGTCTCCGCCGCCGGCGGGCCGTCCTGCGGCGAGAGCCAGAAGGTGCGCGGCCTGTGGTACTGCGTCGCGATCTGGGTGAAGGACGGGCCGGGCTACGGCAAGCTGATCGCCGACTGGATCACCGACGGGCGCACCGGCATCGACCACGCCTCCATCGACTATTCCCGCTTCTATCCGCACCAGCTGACCGAGGATTTCATCGAGGGGCGCTGCTATGAGGCGGCGCAGAAGATCTACTTCCCCGCGATCCATCCGCGCGAACCCTACGCGACCGGGCGAAACGTCAAGCGCTCGCCGTTTTACGAGCGCGAGGTGGAGCTCGGCGGCCACTTCATGGAGCTCGGCGGCTGGGAGCGCGCCCATGGCTACGCCGCCAACGAGCACCTGCTCGAGAAATACGGCGACCGCGTGCCCGAGCGGCAGAACGAGTGGGACAACAGGCACTTCTGGCGGGTGTCGAATGCCGAGCACCTCGCCATGAGCGAGGATTGCGCGATCATCAATCTCTCGCATTTCTACATGTTCGAGGTCGAGGGCCCGGACCATGTGGAGCTGCTGGAATGGCTGTGCGCGGCGAAGATCGGCGGCGACGGCAATATCGGCAAGGGCATCTACACCCATTTCCTCGACGACGAGGGCATGGTGCGGGCGGACCTCACCGTGATCCGTATGGCCGACCGCTGCCGCATCATCGACGGCGCCGATGCCGGCCCGCGCGACTTTCACTATGTCCGAAGGACGGCGCAGGACCGCGGGCTCGACGTGACGGTGACCGATGTCAGCGAGCGCTATACGACCATCGGCATCTGGGGTCCGAACGCGCGCGAGAAGCTGAAGCAGGCGGTCACGGACCCGGCCGGCCTCGAGCCGGAAAACTTCGCCTTCGCGGCGATCCGCGAGATCGAGATCGCCGGGCGCAAGGTGACGGCGCTGCGGCTGTCCTATGTCGGCGAGCAGGGCTGGGAGCTGCACATGGCATACGAGGACGGGCTGGCCGTCTGGGACGCGCTGCGGGCGCTCGGCGTCATGGCGGCGGGCGTGGAGACCTACGCCAACTCGCGGCGGCTGGAGAAGTCGCTGCGCCTGCAGAACGCCGACCTGCTGACCCAGTACAACCTCTATGAGGCGGATCTCGCCCGGCCGAAGGTCAAGGAGGCCGACTTCCGCGGCAAGGCGAAGCACCTCGACTACCGGGCGCGCGACCACCAGCCGGCGATGCTCTGCACGTTGGTGATGACCGACAATCTCGACGCGAGCGGCACGCCGCGCTATCCGGTCGGCACGCTGCCGGTGATCGATCCGGCGACGGGCAAGACCCTGGTCGATGCGCTGGGCCGGCTCTCCTACACCACCTCGATCGCCTATGGCCCGACGGTGGGCCGGAACATCGCGCTCGCCTACCTGCCGTACGAGTATGCGGTGGTGGGCCGGAAGCTTAGCGTGGAGTATTTCTCTGAAAGCTACCCGGTCGAGGTGGCGGGCGTCGGCTACGCGCCGCTCTACGATCCGCAGAACCTGAAGCCGAGGAGTTGA
- a CDS encoding extracellular solute-binding protein, protein MTFKTLLLASAATAMMTTGASAIDLTIVSWGGAYSNSQNEAYHKPYMAENPGVTIINDESSNEAVAKLRAMNEAGNVTWDLVDVLASDAIRLCDEGLAMEVNHDEVLAPAPDGTPASKDFGDLIVADCFIPQIVYSTTFGYRTDVEAWNGKEPDDICDVFDLETFPGKRALEKRPINNMEWALLCDGVAKEDVYDMLETEEGVNRALAKLATIKDQTVWWSAGAETPQLLADGEVVMGSTYNGRLFSLIEEQDQPVKMLWDAQVFDLDGWIVPAGLPKERLDAVMEYLRFATDTQRLADQAKYISYGPARDSSAPLVGKHAELGIEMAPHMPTDPANSKNTFLFNYEWWADYRDDLDAKFQAWLAS, encoded by the coding sequence ATGACCTTCAAGACGCTTCTTCTTGCAAGCGCCGCAACGGCGATGATGACGACCGGCGCGAGCGCCATCGACCTCACCATCGTCTCCTGGGGCGGGGCCTATTCCAACTCGCAGAACGAGGCCTATCACAAGCCGTACATGGCCGAAAATCCGGGCGTGACCATCATCAACGACGAGAGCTCGAACGAGGCGGTCGCCAAGCTGCGCGCCATGAACGAGGCCGGCAACGTGACCTGGGACCTCGTCGACGTGCTCGCCTCCGATGCCATCCGTCTGTGCGACGAGGGCCTCGCCATGGAGGTCAACCACGACGAAGTGCTGGCCCCGGCGCCGGACGGCACCCCGGCTTCCAAGGATTTCGGCGACCTGATCGTCGCCGACTGCTTCATCCCGCAGATCGTCTATTCCACGACCTTCGGCTACCGCACCGACGTCGAGGCGTGGAACGGCAAGGAGCCGGACGACATCTGCGACGTCTTCGACCTGGAGACCTTCCCGGGCAAGCGCGCGCTGGAAAAGCGCCCGATCAACAACATGGAATGGGCTCTCCTGTGCGACGGTGTCGCCAAGGAAGACGTCTATGACATGCTGGAGACCGAGGAAGGCGTGAACCGCGCCCTCGCCAAGCTGGCGACGATCAAGGACCAGACCGTGTGGTGGTCGGCCGGTGCCGAGACGCCGCAGCTGCTCGCCGATGGCGAGGTGGTGATGGGCTCCACCTATAACGGTCGCCTGTTCTCGCTGATCGAGGAACAGGACCAGCCGGTGAAGATGCTCTGGGACGCGCAGGTCTTCGACCTCGACGGCTGGATCGTTCCGGCCGGCCTGCCGAAGGAGCGCCTCGATGCGGTGATGGAGTATCTGCGCTTCGCCACCGACACCCAGCGTCTCGCCGACCAGGCCAAGTACATCTCCTACGGCCCGGCCCGCGACTCCTCCGCGCCGCTCGTCGGCAAGCATGCCGAGCTCGGCATCGAGATGGCTCCGCACATGCCGACCGACCCGGCCAACTCCAAGAACACCTTCCTGTTCAACTACGAGTGGTGGGCCGACTACCGCGACGACCTGGACGCCAAGTTCCAGGCCTGGCTCGCCAGCTAA
- a CDS encoding ABC transporter permease, with the protein MTTTDTVSTAAPPADPPPQPQVLTTRDGIPLKVSLMRALRREKMRAMLLIAPLLLFVLLTFAAPIADMLFRSVENSIVSDTLPRTVEALADWDESSGEAPGEPVFAALHADLLIATEEKTHTRLGSRLNYESSGMSSLFRKTGRRADRMDDAEPYKAQFIDIDEDWGDVATWRVLKRFSPELTSGYFLNAVDMQMTTDGVELKPENERIYLFLFARTLFLSLTIMGCCLLLGYPVAYLLAALPARTSNLLMILVLLPFWTSLLVRTSAWKVLLQQQGVINDFLVWTGIVSNAGRLVMINNQTGTIIAMTHILLPFMILPLYSVMKTISPTYVRAAKSLGATDWTAFWRVYFPQTVPGIGAGSILVFILSIGYYITPELVGGTSGIFISNRIAYHISSSLNWGLAAALGVLLLAAVMLLFYVYDKIVGIDNVKLG; encoded by the coding sequence ATGACGACAACAGACACAGTTTCCACGGCCGCGCCGCCGGCCGACCCTCCGCCGCAGCCGCAGGTGCTGACGACCCGCGACGGCATCCCGCTCAAGGTCAGCCTGATGCGGGCCCTGCGGCGGGAGAAGATGCGGGCGATGCTGCTGATCGCGCCGCTCCTGCTGTTCGTCCTGCTCACCTTTGCCGCGCCGATCGCCGACATGCTGTTCCGCTCGGTCGAGAACAGTATCGTCTCCGATACGCTGCCGAGGACCGTCGAGGCGCTGGCCGACTGGGACGAAAGTTCCGGCGAGGCGCCCGGCGAGCCGGTCTTTGCGGCCCTGCACGCGGACCTCCTGATCGCCACTGAGGAAAAGACCCACACGCGTCTCGGCTCGCGGCTCAACTACGAATCCTCCGGCATGTCGAGCCTGTTCCGCAAGACCGGCCGGCGCGCCGACCGGATGGACGATGCCGAGCCCTACAAGGCCCAGTTCATCGATATCGACGAGGACTGGGGCGATGTCGCCACCTGGCGGGTGCTCAAGCGCTTCTCGCCCGAGCTGACCTCCGGCTACTTCCTCAACGCGGTCGACATGCAGATGACGACCGACGGCGTCGAACTGAAGCCCGAGAACGAGCGGATCTACCTCTTCCTCTTCGCCCGCACGCTGTTCCTGTCGCTCACCATCATGGGCTGCTGCCTGCTGCTCGGCTATCCGGTCGCCTATCTGCTGGCGGCGCTGCCGGCGCGCACCTCGAACCTCCTGATGATCCTGGTGCTGCTGCCGTTCTGGACCTCGCTGCTGGTGCGCACCTCGGCCTGGAAGGTGCTGCTGCAGCAGCAGGGCGTCATCAACGACTTCCTGGTCTGGACCGGCATCGTCAGCAATGCCGGGCGCCTCGTCATGATCAACAACCAGACGGGCACCATCATCGCGATGACGCACATCCTGCTGCCCTTCATGATCCTGCCGCTCTATTCGGTGATGAAGACCATCTCGCCCACCTATGTGCGGGCGGCCAAGAGCCTTGGGGCGACCGACTGGACCGCGTTCTGGCGGGTCTACTTCCCGCAGACCGTGCCGGGCATCGGCGCCGGGTCGATCCTCGTCTTCATCCTGTCGATCGGCTACTACATCACGCCGGAGCTCGTCGGCGGCACCAGCGGCATCTTCATCTCGAACCGCATCGCCTACCACATCTCGTCGTCGCTCAACTGGGGTCTGGCGGCCGCGCTCGGCGTGCTCCTGCTCGCCGCGGTCATGCTGCTCTTCTACGTCTACGACAAGATCGTCGGCATCGACAACGTGAAGCTCGGATAA
- a CDS encoding trimethylamine methyltransferase family protein produces MSDQEARAGRRGRAARTEKRRGSQAAGALPYISRNLPVYDILSDEGAELIEANADRLLAEIGLEFRDDPETIAIWRAAGADVSGERVRFPKGMLRELIRTAPAQFVQHARNPERNVVIGGNNTVFAPVYGPPFVTDLDNGRRYGTIEDFRNFVKLSYASPWLHHSGGTVCEPVDLPVNKRHFDMVYAHLKYSDKPFMGSVTAPERARDSVAMAELVFGKEFVDQNCVMIQLINANSPLVYDATMLGALKVYATANQACIVSPFILAGAMSPVTVAGTLSQVLAEALAGCALTQLVRPGAPVVFGAFVSSISMQSGAPTFGSPEGSLLLNGAAKLARRAGLPFRSGGSFTSSKTPDAQSAQESAQTILATVVSGVNFCLHAAGWLEGGLCSSYEKFVMDADQLGMMHVLAKGIDLSEEAQAMDALAEVGPGGHFLGAMHTQRNFETAFYRSEIADNNSYEQWSADGGLDAAWRANRKWKQMLASYEAPPLDPSIDESLISFMANRKAEFPDSNV; encoded by the coding sequence ATGAGTGACCAGGAAGCGCGCGCCGGACGGCGCGGCCGGGCGGCGAGAACGGAAAAGCGGCGCGGATCGCAGGCGGCCGGCGCCCTGCCCTATATCTCCCGCAACCTGCCGGTCTACGACATCCTCAGCGACGAGGGCGCCGAGCTGATCGAGGCCAATGCCGACCGGCTGCTGGCCGAGATCGGCCTGGAGTTCCGCGACGATCCCGAGACCATCGCGATCTGGAGGGCGGCCGGCGCCGACGTTTCCGGCGAGCGCGTGCGCTTTCCGAAAGGAATGCTGCGCGAGCTGATCAGGACCGCGCCCGCGCAATTCGTCCAGCACGCCCGCAACCCGGAGCGCAACGTCGTCATCGGCGGCAACAACACGGTGTTCGCGCCGGTCTACGGTCCGCCCTTCGTCACCGATCTCGACAATGGCCGGCGCTACGGCACCATCGAGGACTTCCGCAATTTCGTGAAGCTGTCCTACGCCTCGCCCTGGCTGCACCATTCGGGCGGCACAGTGTGCGAGCCCGTCGACCTGCCGGTCAACAAGCGGCATTTCGACATGGTCTACGCGCACCTGAAATACTCGGACAAGCCGTTCATGGGCTCGGTCACCGCGCCGGAGCGGGCGCGCGATTCCGTCGCCATGGCGGAGCTGGTCTTCGGCAAGGAGTTCGTCGACCAGAACTGCGTGATGATCCAGCTGATCAACGCCAACTCGCCGCTGGTCTACGACGCGACCATGCTCGGCGCGCTGAAGGTCTATGCGACGGCCAACCAGGCCTGCATCGTCTCGCCCTTCATCCTGGCCGGCGCCATGAGCCCGGTCACGGTCGCCGGCACCCTGTCGCAGGTGCTGGCCGAGGCGCTGGCCGGCTGCGCGCTGACCCAGCTGGTGCGCCCCGGTGCGCCGGTGGTCTTCGGCGCCTTCGTCTCGTCGATCTCGATGCAGTCCGGCGCCCCCACCTTCGGTTCGCCGGAGGGCAGCCTGCTGCTCAACGGCGCGGCCAAGCTCGCGCGCCGTGCCGGCCTGCCCTTCCGCTCCGGCGGCTCCTTCACCTCGTCGAAGACGCCGGACGCCCAGTCGGCGCAGGAATCCGCCCAGACCATCCTGGCGACGGTCGTCTCGGGGGTGAACTTCTGCCTGCATGCGGCCGGCTGGCTGGAGGGCGGCCTGTGCTCCTCCTACGAGAAGTTCGTGATGGATGCGGACCAGCTCGGCATGATGCACGTTTTGGCAAAGGGCATCGATCTTTCGGAGGAAGCGCAGGCGATGGACGCCCTTGCCGAGGTCGGCCCCGGCGGCCACTTCCTCGGCGCCATGCACACCCAGCGCAATTTCGAGACCGCCTTCTATCGCTCGGAGATCGCCGACAACAACTCCTACGAACAGTGGAGCGCCGATGGCGGGCTGGACGCTGCATGGCGGGCGAACCGCAAGTGGAAGCAGATGCTCGCATCCTACGAGGCGCCGCCGCTCGATCCGTCTATCGACGAATCCCTGATCAGCTTCATGGCTAACAGAAAAGCTGAATTCCCGGACAGCAACGTCTAA
- the bmt gene encoding betaine--homocysteine S-methyltransferase gives MSKLDELLAKKGTLLADGATGTNLFDMGLTSGDPPEEWNVTEPEKIRTLHRKFVEAGADIILTNTFGANRHRLKLHKLEGRVHELNKAAAELAREVAAEAGREVIVAGSIGPTGELFVPLGALTYEEAVEAFAEQAEGLKAGGADVAWIETMSAPEEMRAAAEAAAKVGMPFVVTASFDTAGRTMMGLPPSGLADLAGEFACAPVAYGSNCGVGASDLLAAVLEITRDHPDAIVVAKANCGIPVIRGDEVVYTGTPELMADYARLAVDAGARIIGGCCGTSYAHLAAMRQALDAHEKGARPSVEEVIARIGPLVSPPAAAPTEGGDGEGGRRRRRRG, from the coding sequence ATGAGCAAGCTTGACGAACTCCTCGCGAAAAAGGGCACGCTGCTGGCCGACGGCGCGACGGGCACCAACCTCTTCGACATGGGGCTGACCTCCGGCGATCCGCCGGAGGAGTGGAACGTCACAGAGCCGGAGAAGATCCGCACCCTGCACCGCAAGTTCGTGGAAGCGGGCGCCGACATCATCCTGACCAACACGTTCGGCGCCAACCGCCACCGGCTGAAGCTGCACAAGCTGGAAGGGCGCGTGCACGAGCTGAACAAGGCGGCGGCGGAGCTGGCCCGCGAGGTGGCGGCGGAGGCCGGGCGCGAGGTGATCGTTGCCGGCTCCATCGGCCCGACGGGCGAGCTGTTCGTCCCGCTCGGCGCGCTCACCTATGAGGAGGCGGTCGAGGCCTTCGCCGAGCAGGCGGAAGGGCTGAAGGCGGGCGGCGCCGATGTCGCCTGGATCGAGACCATGTCGGCGCCGGAGGAAATGCGCGCGGCGGCCGAAGCCGCCGCCAAGGTCGGCATGCCCTTCGTGGTGACGGCGAGCTTCGACACGGCGGGACGCACGATGATGGGCCTGCCGCCGAGCGGCCTGGCCGATCTTGCCGGCGAGTTCGCCTGCGCCCCCGTCGCCTACGGCTCGAATTGCGGCGTCGGCGCGTCGGATCTTCTCGCCGCCGTGCTGGAAATCACCCGCGACCATCCGGACGCCATCGTCGTCGCCAAGGCGAATTGCGGCATCCCGGTCATTCGCGGCGACGAGGTGGTCTACACCGGCACGCCCGAGCTGATGGCCGACTATGCGCGGCTCGCGGTCGATGCCGGCGCGCGCATCATCGGCGGCTGCTGCGGCACGTCCTACGCCCACCTTGCGGCGATGCGCCAGGCGCTCGATGCGCATGAGAAGGGCGCGCGCCCGAGCGTCGAGGAGGTTATCGCCCGCATCGGCCCGCTGGTCTCCCCACCCGCCGCCGCTCCCACGGAAGGCGGCGACGGCGAGGGCGGAAGGCGGCGACGAAGGAGGGGGTGA
- a CDS encoding sarcosine oxidase subunit gamma, translating into MSDASNESSNATARTEATKPEAAVARPVVGRLVPGEAAGAEDPSLTLRELSAGALLEVGAWPNRLETVANRLGELADVTLPGRPGRFTESPSALVCWIAFGRFIYVGAATEDTARVDTALDTEDAAVVDLSGARRIVRIEGETAREVLNKAVAIDFDPAAFPAGALAQSVIHQIPVVILRRSETAFDVLAPSSLADALIDWMSDAALEFGYRVGEPGTIL; encoded by the coding sequence ATGTCTGACGCCAGCAACGAGTCGTCCAACGCCACAGCAAGGACCGAAGCAACGAAGCCGGAAGCGGCCGTTGCCCGGCCGGTGGTCGGCCGGCTGGTGCCGGGCGAGGCGGCGGGCGCCGAGGACCCGTCGCTGACCTTGAGGGAGCTGTCGGCAGGCGCCCTGCTGGAAGTCGGCGCCTGGCCTAACCGACTGGAAACCGTTGCGAATCGCCTCGGCGAGCTGGCCGACGTGACGCTGCCGGGACGCCCCGGCCGCTTCACCGAAAGCCCGTCCGCGCTGGTCTGCTGGATCGCCTTCGGCCGGTTCATTTATGTCGGCGCGGCGACCGAGGACACGGCCCGCGTCGACACCGCGCTCGACACGGAAGACGCCGCCGTCGTCGATCTCTCCGGCGCCCGCCGGATCGTGCGGATCGAGGGTGAGACGGCGCGCGAGGTGCTCAACAAGGCGGTCGCCATCGACTTCGACCCGGCCGCATTTCCGGCCGGAGCGCTGGCGCAATCGGTGATCCACCAGATCCCGGTGGTGATCCTGCGGCGCAGCGAAACGGCGTTCGACGTGCTGGCGCCGTCGAGCCTTGCCGATGCGCTGATCGACTGGATGAGCGATGCGGCGCTGGAATTCGGCTACCGGGTCGGGGAGCCCGGGACGATCCTGTAA
- a CDS encoding ABC transporter permease: MSALPSYASAGQRAWYYGFRTICGMIFFFLIFPILIIVPLSFNAENFFTFTPQMLALDPAGYSLKHYEDFFTNPDWQQALRNSFAIAPAATLLATVLGTLAAIGLSQSHVPWRSAIMAVLISPMIVPLIISAAGMYFFYSRIGLQGTYLGVVLAHAALGTPFVIITVTATLVGFDRSLVRAAASLGANPVTTFFKVQMPLIVPGVVSGALFAFITSFDEVVVVLFLGSAGQKTLPWQMFTGLREQISPTILAVASLMVAISIALLTVLELLRRRSERLRGLTPS, translated from the coding sequence ATGTCCGCCCTTCCTTCCTATGCTTCCGCCGGCCAGCGCGCCTGGTATTACGGCTTTCGCACGATCTGCGGGATGATCTTCTTCTTCCTGATCTTCCCGATCCTGATCATCGTGCCGCTGTCGTTCAATGCGGAGAACTTCTTCACCTTCACGCCGCAGATGCTGGCGCTGGATCCGGCCGGCTACTCGTTGAAGCACTACGAAGACTTCTTCACCAACCCGGACTGGCAGCAGGCGCTGCGCAACTCCTTCGCCATCGCGCCGGCGGCGACGCTGCTTGCCACCGTGCTCGGCACGCTCGCCGCCATCGGCCTGTCCCAGAGCCATGTGCCCTGGCGCTCGGCGATCATGGCGGTGCTGATCTCGCCGATGATCGTGCCGCTGATCATCTCGGCCGCCGGCATGTACTTCTTCTACTCGCGCATCGGCCTGCAGGGCACCTATCTCGGCGTCGTGCTCGCCCATGCCGCCCTCGGCACGCCCTTCGTCATCATCACGGTGACGGCGACGCTGGTCGGCTTCGACCGCAGCCTCGTTCGCGCGGCGGCGAGCCTTGGCGCAAATCCGGTGACAACTTTTTTCAAGGTGCAGATGCCGCTGATCGTGCCCGGCGTCGTCTCCGGCGCGCTCTTCGCCTTCATCACCTCCTTCGACGAGGTGGTCGTGGTCCTGTTCCTCGGCTCGGCCGGCCAGAAGACCCTGCCCTGGCAGATGTTCACCGGACTGCGCGAACAGATCTCGCCGACCATCCTCGCCGTCGCCTCCCTGATGGTCGCGATCTCGATCGCCCTGCTGACCGTTCTGGAGCTCCTGCGGCGGCGTTCGGAGCGCTTGCGCGGGCTGACGCCCTCCTGA